From the Chiloscyllium plagiosum isolate BGI_BamShark_2017 chromosome 10, ASM401019v2, whole genome shotgun sequence genome, the window CTAAGACTGGGCTGGAGTCAGACAATATTACACAGGAAATAGCGGTTTCATTGCTGGATATGTGATCATAAATTCAGCTGTGAATTAAATGACAGTAACCTTTGAAAACTCTGGTTCAACCTAAGAGAATTGTTAGGCGGAGGATAGACTGGTGGTGTGAGAGAGTTAAAGGGACCAAAGCCAATGGcttgtcagtatttactctgAAGAAGTTTCTACTCATCCAGAGTTGGATTTTGCATTAACAATCTGATGGTCTGGAGACAGTAGAGTGTCAAAAGAGGTGGTTTTGAGGTAGAACTAGGTGTTGCCAGTATCGACTGATGCTATGTTGTTGGATGGTATTGCCTAGGGTACATGTAGATGAGAGATTGCCAAGCAGGAAGATGATCCAGAGAAGAAAAGGCACTGCAAGTGATGCTCTGGATATGATTAGATGGATAAGAATTGGCACCAGGCACATGCAGTTTAACCCAGGTGGATGGTGATGGGAAAGACGCTGTTTGACTGAGAGCCATTTTTCTCACTGTAACATGAGTGGAGCCCTGACTTGGATTAATTCAAACATGAGTTCTTGGGAAGATATGACGTGATAATATTGCAAAAATCTTGGAGAGAGCAAACATTGTTTTTATCATTTACAAGAACAGAGGTCAAAGGTTTGTTTTTTGAGCTATCTGAGGGACTAGAACTATTAGTAATATCAGCTAACAGGGGAGCCAGCAGGAAGTGAAGTTGTGTGGTCAGCAGCTAAGTGGGGATTGGGTCAAAATGGGTCTCATCGGCAAGATGTGTTTGGAGAGAATATGAGGGTATTGAGAAGGGAAACTAGAGAAAGTTTGGCCTTGGAAGAAAGAACTTTGGCCCGGCGTACTAGGGTAAGGGAGAGAAATGATTGGATGGTTTGAATGTGAagctgaaggaagaaaataaTGAAGATAACATGGTGAGAAAATCAATACAATACTTTGGACATTTGAGAGTGAGGGGAATGGAATAAGATGAGATGCTCAAAGGAGAAATGCAATAACAACAACAGGACTTAAGCAAGGTTTGATTTGGTTATAAACCACAACTCAACTGCATGAACATTTGGAACAGGGAAAAATATAGCACGAAAATGTGTTCAATTGGTCACTTACAATGtgtggcttttttaaaaaactatttcaTTGTTGGACATTTGTACTGTAATTAATTCATGAATTTTCACCAAAATAATAATTTCAGGCAGTGACATTGAAGTATGGATAGCTTAAGCCATTGCTTCTCAAACGTTTTCCCATGGCAACCCTATTGAGACTTGAAAACTGTCCTGACACCTCCGTGACCAAAGGCCTCCTTTGGTCGCTGTGCTGTTGCTATTCTCCTCGCAGCCATTGCTGTCTCGCAGCTCATGATGCAAAATGTCAACTCGTGATCTGACTTGGGCACCTAACCCCCACTCTGGGAATGGCTGCCTCAAGCTGTCTTGTCTTTTGGTTTTGCATCAagcaaagaatatcccaccctgTAACTTGCATTTTGGATTAAAGAGAAATATTGTTTTTCCAGGAAATAAGAGTAAGATAGTGACTAATGAAATGTCTGTGTTCTTGCCAGCTCGTTACAGTATTTGGAGGAAATCAAACCAGTGACCATGGCACTGGGAACGGCATGGAAGCAGATGTCTTGGCTTTACTACCAGTATCTGTTGGTTACAGCACTCTACATGTTAGAACCCTGGGAAAGGACCATATTCAGTATCCTTTTAAAGTGTGAAtgtctttttgttttgtaatttgagAGCATGATTGTCCAAGTTAACCATCCTGACCTCGCAATGTATTGtcattcctccactgtcaccaccttcctgaaattccctccctgttGGCATTGTCAGGGCTACTTATAGCACGTGGACTGCggcacttcaagaaggcagttcaccatcaccttttcaagggcaactctggatgggcaataaatgctggcataaccAGTGATGtgcttatcccatgaatgaatttttaaaaaaattcagactTTTGTGTTGTAAGAAAACGCTGTTATAAAAAAATTGGCTAACAAAATCAGGTTATAGAATATCTTAAACAAAAATTACAACCATTGAATACATGACTCTAATGATGGGAAAATAAATTTGATAGCGAATGCGAAATACTGGGAGATGCAAATAGTACTAAAATAGAGAATAGTAGATTATTACATGGAGCTGGAGTAACTGCTAAAGTAATAGTCCAAATCTAGGTACGTTTTGTGAATTCATAGAATCTAGTAAATAAGATTGGGGATTGCAGGCCTTATGGGGTTATGGTGTGTTGATAACTGAGTCTTAATTTAAAGAAAGGCAGTTTTGGTGTTAAATATTTCTAGTTACaagatgttcagaaaagattggaaaGGACAATGTTGATGTTTTTCATTAATGATAGTATTGTGGTACTATGAAAAGAGGGTGTTTCAAAAAGCTCAAGGACAGAATTGATTTGGCTAGAGCTAAAGAATGAAAGGGATATAGTTATACAACTAGGTGTAATGTGTAGGCCACAAGTTTGTGGGAAGGATATAGTGCAGTATATCTGCAAGATAATTATAGAAATGTAGACATCTTTGAATCGATGTAAGGGAGGATTTTAAGCAATGTTCCCTTTTAGCAGTGCAGTTATTCAGAAATACTATGCGTGCTAATCCAGAAGCTACTGCTGCACACGTACCTCAGAGGCCTACATCTTAGTAAGTGAAATTAGAGATGATGTTGATTTTAAGTTGACTGGGATAGTGGTAGTGTAAGGGCAGCAAAAAATGactgtgttcaggagaatttcttACAGCATTCTGGCCAGTCCAAcaagaaaataagcactactggaTATGATTTTTGGGAATGAGGTGGGTCAAGTAGAGCAAATGATAGTGGGGAAATATTTCAGGGATAGTAATCATTGTATCGTTACATTTAGGGTGTTGGTGAAAAATGACATGCATCAATTTTGGGGAGATGTTAGCCTAATTACTGGTTTTTAaagcagagacccaggtaatgttctggaggccTTAGTTTGAATCCCACATGGCAATGGATTTTAAATTAGGAGTCCAGTGATGTTCATGAAACCTGTTATCGATTGTCAATAGAGCAATGGTTCCCTACGGTGCTTCAGAGAAGGAAGATGTTATCTgaaccaggtctggcctacatgtgattgcagaccaggtaaggatggcagtttctttactTAAATAACTGTTCACatttaactgcccactgggcattTAGAGATAggttataaatgctggcctaggtgCTGGAGGAACTGTATTTCCATTATCTTTTTAGTCATTTAGCAGCCTTCTGAATTCACTGCTGAgttcaacatgttcacatcatGAATTCTGTCCTCATTTTGTATCTCCTGCTGCTTCCTCTTCCTCACCTTGAAGTGTCTAGTTTTCTTGGTATTGCTTTCAGTAGAATTGACATATTCTACAATTTACATCTACTCTTGAACTAAATCTCTACAAATATTCCACTTCTTTTGTCTTTATTTGGTGA encodes:
- the sptssa gene encoding serine palmitoyltransferase small subunit A; amino-acid sequence: MALGTAWKQMSWLYYQYLLVTALYMLEPWERTIFNSLLISIVGMAVYTGYVFMPQHIMAILHYFEIVQ